A DNA window from Siniperca chuatsi isolate FFG_IHB_CAS linkage group LG6, ASM2008510v1, whole genome shotgun sequence contains the following coding sequences:
- the akr1a1b gene encoding aldo-keto reductase family 1 member A1-B isoform X2, with amino-acid sequence MNDFAVLNTGRKMPLLGLGTWKSEPGKVKQAVIWALEAGYRHIDCAAIYGNEVEIGEALQESLGPGKALRREDVFITSKLWNTQHHPEDVKPALLKTLKDLKLEYLDLYLIHWPYAFQQGDVPFPKKEDGTLLYDDIDYKLTWAAMEKLVGEGLVRSIGLSNFNSRQIDDILSVASIKPTVLQVESHPYLAQVELLAHCRDRGLVMTAYSPLGSSDRAWKHPDEPVLLQEPVIATLAEKYKKSSAQIILRWQTQRGVVTIPKSVTESRIKENIQVFDFTLEAEEMKSISALNKGWRYIVPMIQVEGERVPRDAGHPHYPFNDPY; translated from the exons ATGAATGACTTTGCAGTTCTCAACACAGGGCGGAAGATGCCCCTCCTTGGACTGGGAACATGGAAGAGTGAGCCAGGAAAG GTGAAACAAGCAGTTATTTGGGCCTTGGAGGCTGGGTATCGCCACATTGACTGTGCAGCCATCTATGGCAATGAGGTTGAGATCGGAGAAGCCTTACAGGAGTCACTCGGCCCCGGCAAG GCCCTGAGACGAGAGGATGTGTTCATCACATCCAAGCTGTGGAACACCCAACATCACCCAGAGGACGTGAAGCCGGCCCTCCTGAAGACCCTGAAGGACCTGAAGCTGGAGTACCTGGACCTCTACCTCATCCACTGGCCCTATGCCTTCCA ACAAGGAGACGTTCCTTTCCCCAAAAAGGAGGACGGCACCCTGCTGTATGACGACATAGACTACAAGCTGACCTGGGCTGCCATGGAGAAGCTGGTGGGGGAGGGCCTCGTCAGATCCATTGGCCTGTCCAACTTCAACAGTCGGCAGATTGATGACATCCTGTCTGTCGCCAGCATCAAACCCACTGTCCTGCAG GTAGAGAGCCACCCCTACCTGGCCCAGGTAGAGCTGCTGGCCCACTGTCGGGACCGGGGCCTGGTGATGACGGCCTACAGCCCTCTGGGCTCTTCTGACCGGGCCTGGAAGCATCCAGATGAACCTGTTCTGCTTCAGGAGCCTGTGATCGCCACCCTCGcagagaaatataaaaagtCCTCTGCTCAGATTATCCTGAG GTGGCAGACACAACGAGGAGTGGTGACAATCCCGAAGAGTGTCACAGAGTCCCGTATCAAGGAGAACATTCAG GTGTTTGACTTTACCCTTGAagcagaggaaatgaaaagTATTTCAGCACTGAACAAAGGCTGGCGCTACATTGTACCAATGATCCAA GTGGAAGGAGAACGTGTTCCCAGGGATGCAGGCCATCCTCACTACCCTTTCAACGACCCCTACTGA
- the akr1a1b gene encoding aldo-keto reductase family 1 member A1-B isoform X1, translated as MLYNFTTEAIMRSFKCQLLKQMFRRLCFDTGKRVLLRGMNDFAVLNTGRKMPLLGLGTWKSEPGKVKQAVIWALEAGYRHIDCAAIYGNEVEIGEALQESLGPGKALRREDVFITSKLWNTQHHPEDVKPALLKTLKDLKLEYLDLYLIHWPYAFQQGDVPFPKKEDGTLLYDDIDYKLTWAAMEKLVGEGLVRSIGLSNFNSRQIDDILSVASIKPTVLQVESHPYLAQVELLAHCRDRGLVMTAYSPLGSSDRAWKHPDEPVLLQEPVIATLAEKYKKSSAQIILRWQTQRGVVTIPKSVTESRIKENIQVFDFTLEAEEMKSISALNKGWRYIVPMIQVEGERVPRDAGHPHYPFNDPY; from the exons ATGTTATATAACTTCACAACTGAAGCGATCATGCGGTCATTCAAATGTCAGCTCCTAAAGCAGATGTTCCGTCGTTTATGTTTTGACACTGGCAAGCGG GTGCTTCTGAGAGGCATGAATGACTTTGCAGTTCTCAACACAGGGCGGAAGATGCCCCTCCTTGGACTGGGAACATGGAAGAGTGAGCCAGGAAAG GTGAAACAAGCAGTTATTTGGGCCTTGGAGGCTGGGTATCGCCACATTGACTGTGCAGCCATCTATGGCAATGAGGTTGAGATCGGAGAAGCCTTACAGGAGTCACTCGGCCCCGGCAAG GCCCTGAGACGAGAGGATGTGTTCATCACATCCAAGCTGTGGAACACCCAACATCACCCAGAGGACGTGAAGCCGGCCCTCCTGAAGACCCTGAAGGACCTGAAGCTGGAGTACCTGGACCTCTACCTCATCCACTGGCCCTATGCCTTCCA ACAAGGAGACGTTCCTTTCCCCAAAAAGGAGGACGGCACCCTGCTGTATGACGACATAGACTACAAGCTGACCTGGGCTGCCATGGAGAAGCTGGTGGGGGAGGGCCTCGTCAGATCCATTGGCCTGTCCAACTTCAACAGTCGGCAGATTGATGACATCCTGTCTGTCGCCAGCATCAAACCCACTGTCCTGCAG GTAGAGAGCCACCCCTACCTGGCCCAGGTAGAGCTGCTGGCCCACTGTCGGGACCGGGGCCTGGTGATGACGGCCTACAGCCCTCTGGGCTCTTCTGACCGGGCCTGGAAGCATCCAGATGAACCTGTTCTGCTTCAGGAGCCTGTGATCGCCACCCTCGcagagaaatataaaaagtCCTCTGCTCAGATTATCCTGAG GTGGCAGACACAACGAGGAGTGGTGACAATCCCGAAGAGTGTCACAGAGTCCCGTATCAAGGAGAACATTCAG GTGTTTGACTTTACCCTTGAagcagaggaaatgaaaagTATTTCAGCACTGAACAAAGGCTGGCGCTACATTGTACCAATGATCCAA GTGGAAGGAGAACGTGTTCCCAGGGATGCAGGCCATCCTCACTACCCTTTCAACGACCCCTACTGA